The Streptomyces sp. NBC_01268 genome segment CCTCTACGAGCGCCTCGCCCCCGTCACCCGCGGCATCCCCGTCACCGGCACCGCCAGGGCGGCCGTCGCCGGCTTCCGCGCCCTCGGCGCCCGGCGGATCGCGATCGTCAACCCCCCCTGGTTCGACGACAAGCTCTCCACCCAGGGCCAGGAGTACTTCGAGGCCCAGGGCTTCACCGTGGTCCACCACGGACCCGTCGGCCTGCCGTCCGAGCAGACCGCGATCACCCCGCAGAACCTGTCGGAGTGGATCCGCACCACCGTCGCCGACGCCCGCCCCGAGGCCATCCTCGTCGCCGGCAACGGCATCCGCGCCGTCGGCACCGTCCGCGGCCTGGAGGACGAGCTCGGCTTCCACGTCCTCACCGCCAACCAGGCCGTCCTGTGGCACGCCCTGCACCTGGCCGGCGCCGCCGAGGCCGCCGCGCGGGTCACCGACTACGGGCGCCTCTTCCGCGCCGTACCGAAGGAAGCGTGAGCGGATGCTGCCCGCCGACGGCTACGTCGCCGTGTTCACCACCCCCGAGGGCGACGTCTACCGCACCCCCCTGGTCTGCTGGCGCACCGACGGACCGAACGTGTACGGAGTGACCCTCCACAAGGGCGGGCTGCGCAGGGCCGAGGAACTCCCCGGCTTCACCCGCTACGCCGTCAAGCCCGACTGCTCCTGCGCGACCGCCGTCCCGGCGCCCGTCGCCAGGCAGCTCGCGAGCCGGTAGGTACGGTCCCCGGACCCCCGGGGCAGTGCGAAGGCGCCGTACCCGCCACGAGGCCCGCCCCGCTCCGCCGGCGAACCGGGGGAGCGGGGCGGGCCCTCGGCACACGGAGCCGGGCGCGTCAGCGCAGCGGGCGGTCCAGCCGCACCTTCACCAGCCGGGTCTCGATGCCGCTGTCGACCAGGCGCCCGGCCGCGTCGAAGGCGCCGGTGCCGTCGGTCATGCCGAAGTCGTTGTCGTTGAGCAGCACCAGGGTCCGCTCGCCCTCGACCGCGACACCCTCGATCTTGCCGGGGACGCCCTCGACCGTGCCCAGGTCCACCACCAGGCGCTTGGCCGGCACCGGGACGCCCGCCGCCGCCGGGTCGTCGAGCTGCTCAAGGGCCGGGCTGGTGCCGGCCGCGTCCCAGGCGGAGCCGAGGATGTCCGAGCCGCGCCGGAGCCGGATCTCGTACAGCCGTGCCGCCTTGTCGGTGCGCTCCTCGACGAGCAGCCGGTCGCCGCCCAGCGCGACGAGCGCGGAGATCTTCAGCTCGGAGGTCTTGGTCTGGCCGGGCTCGACGACGCCGACCGGGTCGAAGCGGTACGCGTACTCGGCGGTGACCTTCGCCTTGCGCGGCGAGAAGCGCAGCAGCCGGGTGGTGCGGGAGTTCTCCCCACTGTCCTTGTCGGGGTTGAGCAGCGGGCTCTGCAGCGCCATCACCAGGTCGCCGTCGGGCAGCAGCGCGAGCCCCTCGAAACCGCGGTTGATCTTGCGCTGGAGGTAGATCGACGGCAGCGACTCGATCACCGGGTAGTCGGCGCCGGTCAGACCGAGCCCCTTCGGCACGTGCCGGGCGAGCACCCGGCCGCGCGCGGAGACGTGCACGAGGGACGGGCCGTACTCGTCCACCAGCCAGAAGCTGCCGTCCCGGTCCCGCACCAGTCCCTCGGTGTCCAGACCGTTCGGGTCGTAGCGCAGCGGGGTCCTCGCGTCGTAGGTGTACGGCGCCTCGTCGCGGCCCGGCTGGTTCGGCAGACCGGTCACCGGGGCGCCGGAGGACGTGGTCAGCGGGATGGCCTTCAGGACCTCGACGCGGTCGCCGACGGTACGGATCTTCACGATGGCCGGGTCGAAGCCGGGCACGGGGAAGGTGCGCCGCTTGTCCTTGCCGACCGCTATCTGGCCGTTGGGCCCGCGGTCGGTGACGGTCCAGTACTCACCGCGCCGCCCGGCCGGGTAGAGGTCGCTGCCGATGCCGCCCAGGTCGACCCCGCGGTCGTCGGCGACGCTGCCCGGCAGCAGCCGGTTGCTGAACCCGGCCAGCGGGACGTCGGGCAGGACCGAGGCGGAGACGACCCGGGCGGGGGAGCCGTGCGGGGCCGGCGTGCCCTCGGCGGGCCAGGCGACCGCGGTCAGGGCGAGGGCGGCGGACAGCGGCAGTACGGCGGCGGCCGGCCGGCGCAGGCGGCGCGGATTCATGAGAACTCCTGCTGGGGAAGAGGAACGTGGGGGTGGATCAGTAGCGGTCGAGGATCAGCTGCGTCTTCAGGATGTCGCCGTGGTAGAGCCAGCCGTGGGAGTCGGCGACGGCGACGGCGTCCTGGTGCAGCTCCGCGGCGTCCGCGTACGAGTCGGTCTTGAACGACAGCTCGATCACGTACTCCGTGCCGGTCCCGCCCGCGCCGACCACCGGCAGCACCTCGATGCTCGCGTCGTCCGAGGCGCCCCAGCTTCCGCCGTACACCTGGGAGCTGACGGGGCCGTGGGTCCGGGAGGCCTGGAGGGTGCTCTTGCCCCAGCCCGAGGAGCCCCAGTCGGTCAGCTTCCCGGGGATGTCGTCGACGAGCCAGCCGCGGCCGGTCGCGTCGGACGGCAGCGTGGTGCCCGAGTAGCCCTTGGCGCTGTGGCTCTTCTCGTTGCTGAAGCTGAGGGTCTGCTTGGCGTAGCCCCAGTCGACCTCGGCCTTGTAGTTGCTGTCCGAGCTGTCGAAGCCGGCCGCGTTGGCGGCGCTCAGGGCCGCGGCGATGTCCCCGCCCGTCACGGGGAAGCGCTTCTTGTAGGTCTCCTCGAACGACGAGCCGTCCTTGTGGCGCAGCCGCACGCTCCAGCCCTCGGAGTCCAGGCCGAGCGCGGCGGTGTCGTAGTAGCCGTACGAGCGGGGCTTGGCCGCGCCGGTGATGCCGAAGGCCGACCGGACGGCGGCGCTCGGGTTGTGCGAGGCGTCCAGCGCCGCCGTGGTGAGGTTGATCTTCACCTCGTACGTGGGGACGGCGTCGGACGCGGCGAACGCGGGCGTGGCCGGGGCGAGGAGCGCGGCGGAGGCGGCGAGGGCGACGGCCGAGGCCGCGGCCGAACCGCGGAGCACACGAGAAGCGGTGGTCATGGCGGGGATGGTCCAGACCGCGGGTGAGGACCGTGTGGCGCCCGGGGGTTGACCGGGTGAACCGGAGACGGCGGCTCGGCGCCCGGCCCCGCGAAGCGGCCGGTCGGCGGCCCGCACCGCCGCCCGGCCGCCCGCTGTCCGCTAGCGGAACTCCCCGGCGCGCACGCCCGCGCAGAAGGCCGCCCACTCGGCGGCGGTGAACCGCAGGTCCCCGCCCTCGGGATTCCGGGAGTCGCGCAGCGCGACGGCCCCGGCGCCCAGGCGGGTCACCTCGACACAGCCGTCGGTCGCGCTGTGACTGCTCTTCCGCCAGACGGCCTTGGTCAGGTTCTGCGAGTACAGCGGTTCCTTGTTCATCTGGGTGCTCTCCTCTCACCCCCAGCGTCACGGGGTCCACGGAGGACCGCAAACGGGGTTCGGCCGCCCCGGTGGATGGGTACACCACGGACGGAACGGGCGCGTGCGGTGGGCGGCGCGCTCCTGGGTGCGTACGCGGCACGCCGGCGCCTCGGGTGAGGGCGCCGACGGGCGCGGCCGGGCCGCTCAGTCCAGGTCGGTCAGCTCGTCCGCGTAGATCTGCGACAGCGGCTGCGGCCCGACGTACTGCTGGCAGTTGCACTGCCCCGCCTCGTACCGCACCGGCTTCTTGTTCTCGTCCCAGGCGGTGGGCACCTCGACCCGCTCATGGCACCGGCCCTGCCTGTCGTGCTTGGCCAGGTGGTGCGTGCACCCGCAGACCGGCTCCGGCGTCCTGTGCACGGCCTCCAGGGCGAGCCGCTCCTGCTTCGCCGCCTCCAGGACCTCCATCTTGCGCTCGTGCCGGTGCTTCAGCGCCGTCCTGACGTTGTCGGCCGCCCATGCGAAGCCGCCCGTCCAGAACAGGATGAGGATCACCCATATCCAGTTCACGCCGTGCTCCCTCCCCCCGCTTCCCCCGTGAAAGCCTCCGGGCATTTTAGGCCGGGCGGGTCAGGTTGTCGTCCGTCGGATCGGCTGCCGCCGCGCCCGGGGCCGCTTCCCGGAGCGCCCCCCGTCCCCGCTCTAGGGCCGACCCGGG includes the following:
- a CDS encoding maleate cis-trans isomerase family protein, yielding MSSATTSPSDGWDATTRIGVVVPSADIGPEAELQAVSPDSVTIHASRIDFGGMLPGGHMVAEKIPQDPITAFVEPPAVDNAVKLLADSPLHALVLGFTSSSYVLGVDGENALYERLAPVTRGIPVTGTARAAVAGFRALGARRIAIVNPPWFDDKLSTQGQEYFEAQGFTVVHHGPVGLPSEQTAITPQNLSEWIRTTVADARPEAILVAGNGIRAVGTVRGLEDELGFHVLTANQAVLWHALHLAGAAEAAARVTDYGRLFRAVPKEA
- a CDS encoding DUF6253 family protein: MLPADGYVAVFTTPEGDVYRTPLVCWRTDGPNVYGVTLHKGGLRRAEELPGFTRYAVKPDCSCATAVPAPVARQLASR
- a CDS encoding esterase-like activity of phytase family protein, translated to MNPRRLRRPAAAVLPLSAALALTAVAWPAEGTPAPHGSPARVVSASVLPDVPLAGFSNRLLPGSVADDRGVDLGGIGSDLYPAGRRGEYWTVTDRGPNGQIAVGKDKRRTFPVPGFDPAIVKIRTVGDRVEVLKAIPLTTSSGAPVTGLPNQPGRDEAPYTYDARTPLRYDPNGLDTEGLVRDRDGSFWLVDEYGPSLVHVSARGRVLARHVPKGLGLTGADYPVIESLPSIYLQRKINRGFEGLALLPDGDLVMALQSPLLNPDKDSGENSRTTRLLRFSPRKAKVTAEYAYRFDPVGVVEPGQTKTSELKISALVALGGDRLLVEERTDKAARLYEIRLRRGSDILGSAWDAAGTSPALEQLDDPAAAGVPVPAKRLVVDLGTVEGVPGKIEGVAVEGERTLVLLNDNDFGMTDGTGAFDAAGRLVDSGIETRLVKVRLDRPLR
- a CDS encoding DUF397 domain-containing protein, encoding MNKEPLYSQNLTKAVWRKSSHSATDGCVEVTRLGAGAVALRDSRNPEGGDLRFTAAEWAAFCAGVRAGEFR